AAAATGAGTCGACGGTTTCATCATTGAATTGAATAAAACGATGCATGGTTAATCCCTCATTCAAATAAGGTTTCTGCAATATTTAGGATGGCTGCTTTTTCACGTTCATCTTCAAGTTTATCCACGATCCCTCGTTGAATCGCACGCGTTGCCGGGAGATAGACAGCCAGATCACATGCATCAAGGAGCGCCCGAATCGAAGCGGCTTCTTCTGATATCTGTCCATTTTTCACTTGGACAAGTAAATCAGACGACAAAGCCACAAACTGTCTAATCAGCTTGGAGTCGGAAAGCTGGCTTTGATTTTCAATGACTGTCTTTAACGTTTCCCCTTCAATATAAGGGACGTCAATCACGACAAATCGGTTCTTCAATGCTTCATTGAGCGGGACGGTCCCGACATAGCCTTCATTGATGGCCGCCACCACACCAAATGTCGGAGCAGCCTTGATGACTTCCCCGGTAAACGGGTTGGTGATGCTTCTGCGATAATCCAATACCCCGTTTAGAATCGGCAGTGTTTCAGGCTTCGCCATATTGATTTCATCGATATATAACAGATGACCTTTCTTCATTGCTTGTATGACTGGTCCTTCAATGAATTCAATCGTACTTTTCCCTTCTTTTTCACTGATCGTTTTATACCCCAATAATGCTTCTGCATCAAGGTCGACAGAACAGTTGATGCTGTGCATCGGTTGAGAAAAAATTGAGGACAATGTGTCGGATAGCTTGGTTTTTCCAGATCCGGTCGGTCCTTTTAGGAGAAGATTTTTTCCGATCGACAAGGAGATGATACTGTCTTCGATGATATGATCTTCACTCGCCGTATAACCTCCTTCTCCGATCATGGAAGCGTACGTGCTCCCGGAAAATTGCTGCTTTCTTTCATTTATTATAGCCGTTACCGATTTCGGTAATTGATTTTCCACATTCATCATTTGACATCCTTTCCATTTCACATACTAGTCATTCTACATGTAATAGGGCTTACAC
The nucleotide sequence above comes from Bacillus sp. KH172YL63. Encoded proteins:
- a CDS encoding ATP-binding protein, with protein sequence MNVENQLPKSVTAIINERKQQFSGSTYASMIGEGGYTASEDHIIEDSIISLSIGKNLLLKGPTGSGKTKLSDTLSSIFSQPMHSINCSVDLDAEALLGYKTISEKEGKSTIEFIEGPVIQAMKKGHLLYIDEINMAKPETLPILNGVLDYRRSITNPFTGEVIKAAPTFGVVAAINEGYVGTVPLNEALKNRFVVIDVPYIEGETLKTVIENQSQLSDSKLIRQFVALSSDLLVQVKNGQISEEAASIRALLDACDLAVYLPATRAIQRGIVDKLEDEREKAAILNIAETLFE